In Embleya scabrispora, the DNA window CCCGTGCCGCGCGACCCGCTTCTCCCCCCACCGTGCCGTTTCGCGCCGCGTGCGGACTCCCGACTTCCCGGCCGGAGCGCCTGCCCCGACACACGTCACACATCTAGCATGGTGCGCGCACGGGCGGCGACCGGAAGACCGCGGTGGGTTCCGGCGAGCGCGGACGCACGAGGGGGCGCGATGGGGAACGCGGACGGACCGATGCCCGAGATCGACGTGGACACACCGAGTGCCGCACGGATGTACGACTGGTATCTCGGCGGCACCGACAACTACCCGGCCGATCGCGAGGCATGCGAGAAACTGCTCGAGATCGTGCCCAGCACGCGCGAGCTGGCACTGAACAACCGGGCGTTCCTGCGCCGCGTGGTCCGGGTGCTGGCCGCCGAGTACGGGGTACGGCAGTTCCTGGACCACGGATCCGGGCTGCCCACCCGGGACAACGTGCATCAGGTGGCGCAGCGCGTGGACCCCGCGTCCCGGGTGGTCTACGTCGACAACGACCCCATCGTGCTGGCGCACGGTCGGATGTTGCTGGAGGAGAACGAGAACACCGCCGTCGTCCAGGCCGACATGACCGACACCGACGGCATCTTCGGGCGCCCCGAGGTCCAGCGGCTGATCCGGCCGGACGAACCGGTCGCGGCGCTGTTCGTCTCGGTCCTGCACTGCCTGCCCGAGTCCGCCGGGCCGGGGGCGATGATTCGCCGGGTCGCCGACCGGCTGCCGCCGGGCAGCTTCATGGTGATCTGCCAACTGGTCAGCGAGGACCCGGCGATCCGGGACGGGGTGAGCGACTTCATGGCCCAGGCCACCGGCGGCAACTGGGGTCGGGTACGCGATCGTGCCCAGGTGGACGGCTACTTCACCGGGCTGACCGTTCTCGACCCCGGGCTGGTGGAAGTCTCCACGTGGCGCCCCGACTCGCAGGTCGCCGCGCGCCAACAGACCGAGGAGTGGATCGAGTACGGCGGCCTGGCCCGGGTGAGCTGACCCGGGAGCCCGGGCGGAGCACGACCCGGCGGGTCAGCTTTCGGCGGCCGCGGTGAAGTGGCGTTCGGCGTCGCGCAACATACCTTCGCTGGAGGCCCGATTCTCGGCCGCCGCCCACAGGCGGAGCAGGATCTCCCGATAGGCGTCGATGTCCGCGCGCCTGCTCAGGTACGTCGCGCTGTTGGCCTGCTCCAGGTAGACCATCTCGCTCGGGCCGCCCGAGGCGAAGCGGAGATAGGTCATCGGCGACGGCGGGGCGACACCGGCGGCGCGATCGAAGCGCACCACGCGGATGTTGATCCGCTCCCGCGCCGACTCGGCCAACAGGTGCCGCATCTGCGCGGCCATCACCGCCGGGCCCCCGACGGGTCGGCGCAGGATGCCCTCGTCCAGCAGCGCGGTCAGATCCGGGCGGTGCTCGTCCGCGAGCAACGCCTGGCGCTGGAGCCGCAGTTCGATGCGCCGTTCGACCTCCTCGGGCGCGGCGCGGGGCAGGCCGGAGCGCACCACGGCGCGGATGTACTCGGGCACCTGGAGCAGGCCGGGCACCACGTGCACCTCGTAGGTGTCGATCTTGGTCGCCGAGTCCTCCATCCCGATCAGCCGGGCCAGCCAGCCCGGCATCACATCGCTGTAGTGGCTCCACCAGGCCCGCTCCAGCGCCTTCTTCAGCAACTCCTCTATCTCGGAGAGGGATTCCTCGTCCCGGACGCCGTAGTAGCGGACCAGGTCGAAGACGTCCCGCGGGCGCGGCGGGCTCTCGCCGCGCTCCAGTCGGCTGATCTTGGACATCGACGCCCGGATCGCCTCGGCCGCGTCCTTCAGCCCCCGGCCGTTGTCCAGCCGCAACTTGCGCAGCGTCGCGCCGAGCACCTTGACGGCCGCGGCCGGACTGGTCTGCTGGGTGAGGGACACCACCGGTGCGATCGACGGCGCACGGGCCGGGTGTTCGGCGGACATGGGAACTCCAAGGGGCAGACGGACGCCCATCATTATCCCGGCACGGCATCCCGCGTGTCCGTCGATTGGGCGACCGCGATGCGGTCCCGGTCAGCCGATCGGCCCGGCGCACCCCCCGAGTCCGGTGTTCCCGACGAAGCCGGCCAGGCTCGCCCGGGAGTAGACCAGGGCCGGTCCCCGCGCCCGCCGCGAGTCGCGGACCGCGATCGCGCCGCCGGGCAGCAGCGCCACCTCCACACAGTTGCCCTCGGCCGTACTCGCACTGCTCTTCACCCAGGTCACCGACCCGAACGAGTCCGCCGCATCCCCGTTGCCGGCACGCATCGTCATCACCTTCCCGCTTCCGTCCGATCGCTGCCCCGTGTGGCGCGACCTCGGACGGCTCCGCCGTTCGTGCAAAACCAGGTGCATTCGCATCATGGAACCGATGGCGGGCGCAGTCACGGGAATCGCCGAACCCGGTGGGCCCAATTCCCGGCGTCAAGGGGCGATTTCGGCCCGGATCGGCGGGTTTTCCGCCGTGTCGGATCGGGTTGAAATCCGTTCAACGAACGGGCACAAGATCCTTGCGTCGAGTTGGAGATCGGGTCTTGTGGCACGCCACCGCAATGGCGTAACAAGGAACCCGCTGCTGGAGACACAGCTGATCGGCGTGCCCCACATCCCGATTTCGGGCCGCCGTGCGCCGCGTCGGACCGGGGGGCCCGCGCGGTGGGAACGGAACCGCAAGCGCACGACCGGCCCCGGGGGGACGGTGGTCGAGAACGTACGTGTCCTACCGCTGCGGCCCCGCGGGGAGCCGTCGGCGGCGTTCCCGACGACAATCGGGCTGCCCGGTCTCCCCGCAGGGTGTCGCGGTGCGGGCCGCGCTGGGGGGAAGGGATCGCTTCAGTGGAACCGGAGCGGGTATCCGAACTTTCCGATCTGCTGGCGCACGCACGCGCCTCGCGAACCGGAGCCGGCGGACGCGCCGTGATCATCCGTACCGCGTCGGGGATGTGGTGCCGTGAACTGCTCGTCGAGTTCACCGAGCGCCAACGCCGCGCCGGCGCCGCTCCCGTGCTGGTTTCGTGCCAGCACCGAGACGCCCGCGAACCCTTCGCCGCGCTGCGCCAGTTGCTCACCGGACTCGGTGACGCGACGCAGCCGGCCGGGGACGACCGGTTCGACGAACTGCGCCGCGCGCTCCCGCACACCGCGCCCGAGGACCACGGGCGGCCGCTGTTCGACGAGTTGTACGAGGTGCTGCTGCCGGCCGTCCGGCGCTGCCCCCGGGTGATCGTCGTCGACCACGCGCAGTGGATGGACGACGCCTCGCTGCGGTGGTTCGCACACCTGGTGCGCCGGTTGACCCGACTGCCGCTGCTCGTGGTGCTCGGCGTGCGCGTGGACGACGACCTGCCCGCGCGCGACGCGCTCGACGACATCGGCGCGCAGGCCGCCTGCCACGAGAGCACGCTGCGCCCGCTGTCCGTGCACAGCGCGGGGGAGTTGGTGCAACGCGCCTACGCCGGCCGGGTTCCCGAGGACCCGTTCGTGCGGCTGTGCCACCACGTCACCGGCGGGGTGCCGGCGTATCTGGCGCGGTTGATCGACACCCAGCTCCAGGCCGGGCTGCCGCCGGAACTGGGTCCGATCCGCTCCGGCGTCCACCTCGACGGACGGCCCCGACAGACCCGGGCCGACCACATCCGCCGCATCGCCGCCCGGATCGAGGCGGCGGCGGTGACCACACGACTGGCCCGACAACCCGAGCGGGTCCGCGCGTTGGCGCAGACGACCGCCCTGTTCGGCGACGGCGCCGACCTGGACATCGTGGCCGACCTGATGGGCACCGGGCCGGACCGGCTGGACGGGCCGCTGGCCGAACTCGTCCGCGTCGGCGTGCT includes these proteins:
- a CDS encoding helix-turn-helix domain-containing protein gives rise to the protein MSAEHPARAPSIAPVVSLTQQTSPAAAVKVLGATLRKLRLDNGRGLKDAAEAIRASMSKISRLERGESPPRPRDVFDLVRYYGVRDEESLSEIEELLKKALERAWWSHYSDVMPGWLARLIGMEDSATKIDTYEVHVVPGLLQVPEYIRAVVRSGLPRAAPEEVERRIELRLQRQALLADEHRPDLTALLDEGILRRPVGGPAVMAAQMRHLLAESARERINIRVVRFDRAAGVAPPSPMTYLRFASGGPSEMVYLEQANSATYLSRRADIDAYREILLRLWAAAENRASSEGMLRDAERHFTAAAES
- a CDS encoding SAM-dependent methyltransferase, encoding MGNADGPMPEIDVDTPSAARMYDWYLGGTDNYPADREACEKLLEIVPSTRELALNNRAFLRRVVRVLAAEYGVRQFLDHGSGLPTRDNVHQVAQRVDPASRVVYVDNDPIVLAHGRMLLEENENTAVVQADMTDTDGIFGRPEVQRLIRPDEPVAALFVSVLHCLPESAGPGAMIRRVADRLPPGSFMVICQLVSEDPAIRDGVSDFMAQATGGNWGRVRDRAQVDGYFTGLTVLDPGLVEVSTWRPDSQVAARQQTEEWIEYGGLARVS
- a CDS encoding DUF397 domain-containing protein; its protein translation is MRAGNGDAADSFGSVTWVKSSASTAEGNCVEVALLPGGAIAVRDSRRARGPALVYSRASLAGFVGNTGLGGCAGPIG